GGTATCTTTCCAACTATCTGTAAAGGTTGCTCCTGGTAAAACAGAGGTAACTTTTATATTATAAGGTATGAGTTCTTCTCTCAATGCTTTAGAAAATCCATATAGTGCAAATTTAGAAATAGTATAGAGCCCTCCATTTGGATATGCTTTCAAACTTGCTATAGAACAGATATTAAATATATGCCCTCGTTTTTTTTGCTTTAAGATATATGCTAATTTTTTTGTGAGATAATATGCACTATAGAGATTGGTATCTATGAGTTTTTTTAATTCCCCGTCTTCACTATTTGTTATATCTGCACCTGAAAAAAAACCTGCGTTGTTTATAATAACTTCTATACTTCTTTGGGGAAGAAATGTATGTATGTAATTTACAAATTGTAAAATTTCTGATTCAAAAGATACATCTACTTTGCAAAAATAGAGTTTTTGGGATGGATAGAGTGCTTCCATCTTTTCTTTTAATAAGGATAGTTCTTTTTCACTGCGAGAGCAAGTGATTATATCATATCCGCCATCCATAAATCGTGAAACTAAGGACTTTCCTATTCCTTTAGTTCCACCTGTGATTATAACAAGTGAATTCATACTTTAGTATAGTTGTATTTGTTTTTTGATTTTTTTGAGATCGCTGTCCATCATTTCTTCTACCAGAGAATGTATGTTATATTTTGGTTTCCATCCTAATTTTTGTTGTGCTTTAGTAGAGTCGCCAATGAGCAGGTCTACCTCAGTAGGTCTAAAATATCGAGAGTCCACACATACTACTTCTGTATTTGGCTTCAAAAGTGTATTTTTGATATTGAGTTCTTTGAAACGTTCTGTATGTATTTGAGAAATAATTCCTACCTCATGGATACCGGATTTTTCAAACTGTACTTCTATGCCCATCCATTGAAAAGCCATTTTAACAAACTGACGGACTTCTGTTGTTTTTCCTGTAGCTATGACAAAATCTTCTGCTTGTTTTTGTTGCAGAATGAGATACATTGCTTCTACATAATCTTTTGCATGTCCCCAATCTCTTTGGCTGTTTAGATTTCCGAGATATAATTTTTTTTCAATACCTAATGCGATATTAACTACAGATCTGGTAATTTTTCGGGTCACAAAAGTTTCTCCTCTCAGGGGTGATTCGTGATTAAAAAGAATGCCGTTACAAGCAAACATATTGTATGCTTCTCTATAATTGACGGTTATCCAATAGGCATAGAGTTTTGCGACTGCGTAAGGTGAACGTGGGTAAAAAGAGGTTGTTTCTTTTTGTGGAACTTCTTGTACTAATCCGTATAGTTCGGAGGTACTTGCTTGGTATATTTTTGTTTGTTGGGTTAAGCCGAGTATACGAATAGCTTCTAATAAGCGTAAAGTTCCTATTCCATCTGCATTTGCGGTATATTCAGGGGTATCGAAGCTTACTTTTACATGACTCATGGCTCCTAAATTATATATTTCATCGGGTAGTATTTCTTGTATTATACGAATAAGGTTTGTGCTATCTGTCAGGTCACCGTAGTATAGTTTGAATTTTATTTCTTTTTCATGCTGATCTTTTACTAAATGGTCTATTCTTTCTGTGTTAAAAGAAGAAGAACGTCTTTTTATTCCAAATACTTCATATCCTTTTTCTAAGAGAAATTCAGAAAGATATGCACCATCTTGTCCCGTTACACCTGTTATAAGAGCTTTTTTTAGCATTTTTTAGAGTTAATGATTATTATTGTTTGTTATGAATGTTTTATTATTTGTGTAACACTTTTATGAATATTTGTAGAAATTATATCTGTTGGTAGGTCATTCACATCTCTTCCAAAAGGATCTTCTATTTCTGCTGCGATAAGTTCTATACTCACTAATATATAAAAAACAAGCATTACTACGGGGATAGTTATATATTTAAAATCTAACACAAAAGCAAAAGGGAGTGTATAGGTATATAAGAACAAAAATTTTCTTAGAAATAATCTATAGGAACGAGGTATGGGGGTGCTTTTGATCCTTTCACAACCTCCTAATATATCTGTAAAAGAATTTAGGTCTCTTATTAACGTTTGCAATTGGAAGCCATCTATTTTTTTTTCTTTATATATAATATTTATTTTTTTTGCCATAGAAGCACATATTTCGGCGGGTTTATTTACACTGGAATCTATTTGTTTTTTTTCTTCTTCGTTTTGAAACGCAAGTCCTTCAATAATAGGTTCGCTTCTTAGATGTTGCTTTAATGCGACAGCAAAGTTAGAAATAAAATTTATAAAAAATATTCTATCAGATCCATATTGAATTGGAATAAAAGCATTTACTTTTATTGCTAATGCTCTTGAATCGTTGGTTAGCTGTCCCCAAAGACGTCTTCCTTCCCACCATCTATCATAAGCAGTATTTGTTCTAAAAACTAAAAATAATCCTAAAACGACCCCTAACAAGGAATGGAAAGATACAGCACCATCAAAATGCTCATGAATACCAAAATAATCTACTATAAAACATATAAGAGATGAATAGAGTGTTATAAATAAAAACATCGGCAGAAGTTTTTTTTGAACGGCACTGCTATAACTACTGAATATAATAGTCAAAATGGAATGTTTATCATTATTATTTTTATACTGCATAAAAGTATGTTGATTATTTTATTGAGTGTTTATAAAGAACGAAAATAAATAAA
This window of the Chitinophagaceae bacterium genome carries:
- a CDS encoding SDR family oxidoreductase — its product is MNSLVIITGGTKGIGKSLVSRFMDGGYDIITCSRSEKELSLLKEKMEALYPSQKLYFCKVDVSFESEILQFVNYIHTFLPQRSIEVIINNAGFFSGADITNSEDGELKKLIDTNLYSAYYLTKKLAYILKQKKRGHIFNICSIASLKAYPNGGLYTISKFALYGFSKALREELIPYNIKVTSVLPGATFTDSWKDTHLPKERFIAADDIANIIFQSYLTSHSTLVEDIIIRPLLGDL
- the gmd gene encoding GDP-mannose 4,6-dehydratase, giving the protein MLKKALITGVTGQDGAYLSEFLLEKGYEVFGIKRRSSSFNTERIDHLVKDQHEKEIKFKLYYGDLTDSTNLIRIIQEILPDEIYNLGAMSHVKVSFDTPEYTANADGIGTLRLLEAIRILGLTQQTKIYQASTSELYGLVQEVPQKETTSFYPRSPYAVAKLYAYWITVNYREAYNMFACNGILFNHESPLRGETFVTRKITRSVVNIALGIEKKLYLGNLNSQRDWGHAKDYVEAMYLILQQKQAEDFVIATGKTTEVRQFVKMAFQWMGIEVQFEKSGIHEVGIISQIHTERFKELNIKNTLLKPNTEVVCVDSRYFRPTEVDLLIGDSTKAQQKLGWKPKYNIHSLVEEMMDSDLKKIKKQIQLY
- a CDS encoding bestrophin family ion channel, translating into MQYKNNNDKHSILTIIFSSYSSAVQKKLLPMFLFITLYSSLICFIVDYFGIHEHFDGAVSFHSLLGVVLGLFLVFRTNTAYDRWWEGRRLWGQLTNDSRALAIKVNAFIPIQYGSDRIFFINFISNFAVALKQHLRSEPIIEGLAFQNEEEKKQIDSSVNKPAEICASMAKKINIIYKEKKIDGFQLQTLIRDLNSFTDILGGCERIKSTPIPRSYRLFLRKFLFLYTYTLPFAFVLDFKYITIPVVMLVFYILVSIELIAAEIEDPFGRDVNDLPTDIISTNIHKSVTQIIKHS